The proteins below come from a single Triticum aestivum cultivar Chinese Spring chromosome 5D, IWGSC CS RefSeq v2.1, whole genome shotgun sequence genomic window:
- the LOC123124105 gene encoding uncharacterized protein, which produces MAAAAGLHQDVLARILLLLSCIVDRVRASAVNKHWRRVSLQNPPPLPRLLRPSTAQTETYRIFGGFGDPRPSVSDEGRGLRFCGSAPGGWFVTSAEPWRGHALLHLRTGERVALPERVRIPLNSGDITCPMMIRAAVMSAEPPSGACFVAAITSSQTNMAFWRPGMDCWLSPPVGMGPARRSAEDLTYYDGWFCAVDSEDYLVCYKPEIAPAGDGASSLTIRTNAYKFHVHGHQTAPGEIVSHYLLPSASGADLLMVKRFISPARGGTCRFQVFSLEKQQDGLPASWRLYQLSGQVLFVGRACSKAFDTGHAGSPGYIYFLDDVYTGRPHSVVQQKEYPCADAGRWCYSVPDEMDRCLPWAAPSDTSPCIWYHH; this is translated from the coding sequence atggcggcggcggcgggcctccACCAAGACGTTCTCGCCCGCATCTTGCTCCTCCTGTCGTGCATCGTGGACCGTGTCAGGGCGTCCGCGGTCAACAAGCACTGGCGGCGGGTCTCGCTGCAGAATCCGCCCCCGCTGCCGCGCCTCCTCAGGCCGTCCACGGCCCAGACCGAGACCTACCGGATCTTCGGCGGCTTCGGCGATCCGCGCCCGTCCGTCTCCGACGAGGGCCGCGGGCTGCGTTTCTGCGGGTCCGCTCCGGGCGGCTGGTTCGTGACCTCGGCCGAGCCATGGCGCGGCCACGCCCTACTTCACCTCCGCACTGGAGAGCGCGTCGCCCTGCCGGAGAGGGTGCGTATCCCGCTCAACTCCGGCGACATCACGTGCCCCATGATGATCCGCGCCGCCGTCATGTCCGCCGAGCCGCCGTCTGGCGCCTGCTTCGTCGCCGCCATCACCTCCAGCCAGACGAACATGGCGTTCTGGCGCCCGGGCATGGACTGCTGGTTGTCGCCGCCGGTGGGGATGGGGCCGGCTCGGCGCAGCGCCGAAGACCTCACTTACTACGACGGATGGTTCTGCGCCGTCGACTCCGAGGATTACCTCGTCTGCTACAAGCCGGAAATCGCCCCTGCTGGAGACGGCGCCTCTTCGCTCACCATTCGAACTAACGCCTACAAATTCCATGTCCATGGTCACCAAACGGCACCCGGGGAGATCGTATCGCACTACCTCTTGCCCTCCGCCTCGGGTGCCGATCTGCTGATGGTGAAAAGGTTCATCTCGCCTGCGAGAGGCGGGACCTGCCGGTTCCAGGTCTTCAGCCTAGAGAAGCAACAGGATGGACTGCCGGCTTCCTGGCGCTTGTACCAGCTGAGCGGGCAGGTCCTCTTCGTCGGCCGGGCCTGCTCCAAGGCCTTCGACACGGGGCATGCCGGCAGCCCGGGCTACATCTACTTCCTCGACGACGTCTACACTGGCAGGCCACACAGTGTCGTCCAGCAGAAGGAGTATCCCTGCGCCGACGCCGGCCGGTGGTGTTACTCGGTCCCCGACGAAATGGACCGCTGCCTGCCATGGGCGGCGCCCTCAGACACCTCGCCGTGCATTTGGTACCACCATTAA